A single Tachypleus tridentatus isolate NWPU-2018 chromosome 9, ASM421037v1, whole genome shotgun sequence DNA region contains:
- the LOC143225354 gene encoding 23 kDa integral membrane protein-like isoform X3, translating into MTLSCGAKCAKVVLIVFNLIFWLSGAAILATGIYILMETDKATLFKLFEVDGNYSVMQYLAFALIGVGGLVFIVGFFGCCGAVRESKCLLITYFLFLFIILGCELAIGILAVIYHNKVIDKMKTNLTEKLQNDYGFNKDVTEAIDFAQVKFRCCGINGADDYVNSNWKKDVISKENNVSKTCCLLVNDNNPEAYKEPHPVNDTFCQSEDSSTINIYRHQSVFGMIFSICLCKDI; encoded by the exons ATGACGCTAAGCTGCGGTGCAAAATGCGCCAAGGTGGTCCTGAttgtgtttaatttgatattcTGG TTGTCAGGAGCTGCGATCTTGGCCACTGGGATCTATATCCTTATGGAGACAGACAAGGCAACCTTGTTCAAACTTTTCGAAGTGGATGGTAACTACAGCGTCATGCAATATCTCGCCTTTGCACTCATCGGAGTCGGTGGATTGGTTTTTATAGTAGGGTTTTTCGGGTGTTGTGGGGCAGTTAGAGAGAGCAAATGTCTTCTAATAACG tattttctgTTCTTGTTTATTATACTTGGTTGTGAACTTGCAATTGGAATTCTGGCAGTCATTTATCATAACAAA GTCAttgacaaaatgaaaacaaatctgACAGAGAAGTTACAAAATGATTATGGATTCAACAAGGATGTTACTGAGGCTATTGATTTTGCACAAGTGAAG TTCAGATGCTGTGGAATTAATGGAGCAGACGACTATGTAAATAGCAACTGGAAGAAAGATGTTATTTCCAAAGAGAACAATGTTAGCAAAACCTGTTGTCTGTTAGTTAATGACAATAATCCTGAAGCCTACAAAGAACCACATCCTGTTAACGACACCTTCTGTCAGTCTGAAGATTCTTCAACGATCAATATTTACCGTCACCAGTCG